In Camelus dromedarius isolate mCamDro1 chromosome 28, mCamDro1.pat, whole genome shotgun sequence, a genomic segment contains:
- the DYNAP gene encoding dynactin-associated protein: MNRKHGKYAVNIEHSENQAPVTCSNDQEAHSSVCWRPPSNGVTGDVPSSLTGVCVNPGVLAQSGYPLTDLSHAQVKENSCNNGSLWKVFLACLLACVITTAIGVLIICLVNNGGNGSPSIVIQVPTMSREPAVTTPGTTATTSQPTVTTSSAGLTATTTSTESTTSAASTENIATATTSAAPTAPTTSS, from the exons atgaacagaaagcaTGGAAAATATGCGGTGAATATTGAACACTCTGAAAACCAGGCA CCAGTCACATGCTCAAATGACCAAGAAGCTCACAGCTCCGTGTGCTGGCGTCCACCTTCAAATGGCGTAACTGGTGATGTCCCTTCCAGCTTAACTGGGGTCTGCGTGAACCCGGGAGTCCTTGCACAGTCAGGATACCCACTCACAGACTTGTCCCATGCACAG GTGAAGGAAAATTCCTGCAATAATGGGTCTCTGTGGAAAGTCTTTTTGGCTTGTCTCTTAGCCTGTGTGATAACAACAGCAATTGGAGTACTCATAATATGCCTGGTGAATAACGGGGGGAATGGCAGTCCTTCCATTGTTATCCAGGTACCAACTATGAGTAGGGAGCCTGCAGTTACCACTCCTGGAACAACCGCTACTACTTCTCAACCTACTGTGACCACCAGTTCAGCTGGACTGACGGCTACAACCACCTCAACAGAATCTACTACCTCTGCTGCATCCACTGAAAATATAGCCACAGCCACCACTTCCGCTGCACCTACAGCCCCCACCACTTCTAGTTAG